In Equus quagga isolate Etosha38 unplaced genomic scaffold, UCLA_HA_Equagga_1.0 210239_RagTag, whole genome shotgun sequence, one genomic interval encodes:
- the LOC124233706 gene encoding abasic site processing protein HMCES-like yields the protein MAGIFDCWEPPEGGDHLYSYTIITVDACKVLNDIHQRMPAILDGEEAVSKWLDFGEVSTQEALKLIHPTENITFHPVSSVVNSSRNDSVECLAPIDLSVQKELKARGCSQKMLQWLATKSPKKEDPKTPQKTESDVRQFLPKSPSSVKRSSAVLLEQWLKQEKEEEPVAKQLHSE from the exons ATGGCTGGGATATTTGACTGCTGGGAGCCCCCAGAGGGAGGAGACCACCTATATTCCTACACCATCATCACAGTGGATGCCTGCAAAGTCTTGAATGACATCCACCAAAG GATGCCTGCCATATTAGATGGAGAGGAGGCAGTCTCTAAATGGCTTGATTTTGGTGAAGTCTCAACTCAGGAAGCTCTGAAGTTAATCCACCCTACAGAGAACATCACCTTCCATCCAGTCTCTTCTGTGGTGAACAGCTCCCGAAACGACAGTGTTGAGTGTCTGGCTCCTATCGACTTATCGGTCCAAAAG gAACTCAAGGCAAGAGGCTGCAGCCAGAAAATGTTGCAGTGGCTGGCCACAAAGTCACCCAAAAAGGAAGACCCCAAAACACCCCAAAAGACAGAGTCAGATGTGCGCCAGTTCCTGCCGAAGAGCCCATCCTCAGTCAAGAGAAGCAGTGCAGTTCTCCTAGAGCAATGGCtgaagcaggagaaggaggaggagcctgTGGCCAAGCAACTTCACAGCGAGTAA